AAAGGTTTGTTGGGCTTGAAAAAGGGGTAGAATTGGCAGAGTATGCAAAAGGCAGAATAAAAACTGTTGCTGTTGGTATAAGATATGATGAGGTAAAAGCTGTCGAACCTTTTTTTGATTTTATACAGATCGAAGAGTATCTGGAGAAACCTACTTTGATTTTATCCATTGATGATAAGCCCACTAAAGAAAATAGTATGTATATTTTTGATAAGAGTAAAGGGAAAGGTATTTTAAGTGAGATACCAGATTGGTTTTTTGCCATAAGGGATAAGACTATTTTGGCTGGAGGCTTAAATTCAGATAATATCTTAGATATAATTATCAAGTTTGAACCTTTTGGCGTAGATGTTTCCAGCGGTGTGGAGATAGCGCCCGGAAAGAAGGATTGGAGACTTATGGAAGACTTTATAAAAAAGTGTAGTTCTTTGGAGGCGATATGAAGGGTTTTTTTGGTGAGTTTGGAGGTCAGTTTGTGGCGGAGACGCTTATACCTGCCCTTGATCAATTAGAGGAAGCCTTTTTGAGGTTGAAAAATGATGAATACTTTAACAAAGAATTGAATTATCTTTTGCAAAGTTATGCAGGAAGGCCTACTCCTACCTATTTTGCTAAAAATATGTCTAACTTATATGGGTGTAAACTTTATTTAAAAAGGGAGGATCTTTTACATACAGGCGCCCATAAGATAAACAATACTATTGGACAGGGTCTTCTCACAAAATATATTGGTAAGAAAAGGGTGATAGCCGAAACTGGCGCTGGACAGCATGGAGTAGCTACTGCTACTGTTGCTGCACTTTTGGGACTTAAGTGTACCATTTACATGGGAAAGCTCGATGCCCAGAGACAAGAGATAAATGTACGCAGGATGAGGCTTTTGGGGGCTGAAGTAAGAGTGGTGGATGAAGGTAGTAGAACATTGAAAGACGCTGTAAGTGCAGCTTTGAGGGATTGGATAATGAATGTGGACAATACCCATTACATCATCGGTTCGGCTCTGGGGCCACATCCATTTCCTACAATGGTGGCTTATTTCCAGTCGGTGATAGGAAAGGAATCAAGGGGATTTTTTGAGACTAATTCACTTTCTTATCCAGATTATGTGATAGCTTGTGTTGGTGGAGGTAGTAATGCTATCGGTATTTTTAAGGGTTTTCTGGATATAGAAAGGGTTAATCTGATAGGTGTTGAGGCTGGGGGTAGATCCCATAAAATAGGTGACCATGCCATGTCGATAAATGCGGGAGCAAAGGGGATCTTTCAGGGTAGTCTTAGCTATGTTGTTCAGAAAGATGGTGGTCAGATAGCTCCAGTGCATTCTATATCTGCTGGACTTGACTATCCGGGAATTGGGCCAGAGCATGCTTATCTACATTCTATTGGTAGGGTAAAGTATGATTCTGTTACAGATGATGAAGCGATGGAGGGGTTTTATGCTCTTACAAAACATGAGGGTATTCTTCCAGCACTGGAATCAAGTCATGCAGTGGGTTATTTTATCAAGGAACATAAGAAGTTTAAGGATAGCACTGTTCTGGTATTGATTTCAGGTAGAGGGGACAAGGATATGGGGATAGTATCGGAGTACGAAAAAGATAGGGGTATTATATGAAAGGTGCTTATATACTTTATAATTATCCTACTGAAGAGCTTTTTAAAAAAGAGTTCCAGTATCTCTTAGATTCAAAGGTTGATTTCATAGAAGTAGGTCTGCCTTTTAATGATCCAGTGGCAGATGGTCCTGTCATTGCAAGGGCTTCTGATGAAGTAGCTGAGAGGGGGTATTCTCTGGATGAGATAGTTTTGGAAAAGGTGAGTAAAAAGATATATTTTATGACATACTCAAATGTAATTTTTAGCTATGGGTTTAATAGGTTTAGTGAGAGGTTTGGTAATGTTTTAGAGGGAGTGATAGTGGCAGATCTCCCAAATAGGGGCCATACCTTTTTTAAAGAGCATGGGTTTACCATTCCAATAGTGCCTTTTGCCACCCCTGAGTCAAGGGATGAGGATCTAGTTTTACTTGATCAACTATCTGGTGACTTTGTTTATTTTATTGGTATAAGGGGGATTACAGGTGGCAATGTGAATTTTAAAAGTGATGATATCAGGAAAAAATATCAAGAGATAAAGGGGTACACTAAAAAGAAGGTCATCGTGGGTTTTGGTATAAAGAGTAGAGGGGATGTGGATGAGGTTTTAGCTTTTGCTGATGGATTTGTTATTGGGACTGAGATTGTAAAACGACAAGTTAGTTTTGATGAGTTTAAGGGTTATGTCGATTCTATCTATGTTTGAGATTGTATGCATATGAACAATAATTTTTACGATATTGTTTTTGAGGACAATGATATTATAGTCTTGAACAAGATACATGGTGTTTTGGTGATACCTGATAGATACGATGATAAGTTGCCGCACCTAAAGGGTTTGTTGTTGGAACGTTATAAAAAAATATTTGTTGTCCATAGACTTGATTTTGGTACGGGTGGGCTTGTGGTATTTGCTAAAAATGAGTTGGCTCATAGAGATTTATCTATGCAGTTTGAAAAGGGGGAAGTTTATAAGGAGTATTACGCCCTTGTAAAGGGGAGTTTCCCTTATGATGTTACCTGTATGTTACCCATTTCAAAAGTCAACTATCATGGAAGATATAAAATAAATTTCAAAAGTGGAAGAAAAGCAATAACGTCCTTTTTTGTGTTAGAAAAGTTTTCTGATAGATCCTTTTTAAAAGTTGTTCCTTTGACAGGTAGGGCTCACCAGATCAGGGTTCATCTAAGGGCATTGGGGTTTCCACTGCTACAGGATTTTTTATATGGGGAAAGATTAGAAGATAAGAGACTGACATTGCAAGCATATTTCCTTCGTTTTAAACATCCCTCAAAAAGTAGAGAGATCAGTTTTGAAGCACCTTTGAGCCCTTATATGAAAAATTTTTTAAAAAATTGCTAAAGTTGCTTTTTGTTTTTCCGATACTAAGCTCAGGACGCAAGGAAGCGCCTGAAAAATAGAGAAAACCTCTATTGAAAGAATCAAGGAGGATTATATGGCAGTGTCAATTTACAACAACCTTATGTCTTTGAATGCCCAAAGACATATCACCTCTACCAACTCCATGTTGGGGAAGTCTCTTGAGAGGCTGTCTTCAGGCCTCAGGATCAATCATGCATCTGATGATGCTTCTGGTATGGCGATCTCTGAAAAGTTAAGGGGTCAAATCAGTGGTTTGAAAAGGGCTATAATGAATGCCCAAGATGGTATCTCTATGTTACAAACCGCTGAAGGTGCTTTGGAAGAAGTTTCTTCTATGCTTCAAAGAATGAGGGAACTGGCTGTACAGGCAGCAAACGGTACTTATACCTCAAACGACCGTGTGGAACTCCAAAAAGAGGTGGAACAACTCAAAGCAGAAATCAACAGAATCTCTGCTGCTACTGAGTTTAACACCAAGAAATTGTTAAACGGTGATGGTACAGCTCTTTGGTCTTCAAGTAGCAACAAAATAAGCGCCATCATCAGGGGTAATGTAGCTGAAGGTAACTATGAAATTAGTCTTAAGGCAAACAAAATAGGTCAGAATCAAGTATTTAAAACTGATATTATGACCTTGCGAGAAGGTGTTATCGGTGCCGAAATTGTTGGTAACAAGGTCCATTCTGCAGCTGGTGATTTTAACGGTAACGATACTAATGTGGCTTATGTAAAGGATCCTAAAACAATTGCGAGAACTGGTACGGCATATTATACTGTAACAATAGGTACTGCAAATGGTTCAACCTCTTCTTTTGCAACCCTTTCAATGTATCAGCAAGTGGGTTCTGCTTTTGTTTTTTCTTCTGGAGCATCTCTCAATACTCAGGGTAGGTCTGGCTATATAGAATTTGAATTTTTAGCTACAGCAACAACAGCAACAACAACTGCCAAAAACAATGGTGCAAGAGCAAGATTTATAGATGCAAAGACAGGTTTTGTAGGTAATTGGTCATACTTTACATTAGGAGCTGGTAATGATGGTAATGTATCTGCAAGTATGACATTAAGCTACAGTGGTAGTGGTAGTATAGCTTTGAGTGTTTCGTTTGATATCTCCTCAGGTGGAAAGGTGCAGGCTGGGGATAAGGTGCTTTTTGCTATTTCGAGAACAGCTACAGCTGCAGCTTCTGTAGCCATTTCTGGTGGTGGGACAGTGCAGATATCAGGAGGACCCAATAGTATAACAGGGCCAAGAATATTTTTTAATGAAGGAGAACTTACCAAGAAAGATACTGACGGCTTACCAGATTATAATGATGTAACTATAACTTATGTCTCATTGAACCAGCAGAATGGTAATATTGATATTGGCAGTATAACAATGGGCTTCAAAGATATGCCTTCTGGTAATACTGCAACTTATGCTTCTACTGTTGGTGGTGACTTCTTATTTGCTATAAATGGTGCTGGTGAAGCTGCGACTACTACTACTAAACTAAAAGATATAGCAAGGTTTATAGATGCCGATGGTAACAACCTTTTTGACAACAAGCAGGAGCTCACAATTTGGGGTGGTGGTAAAAGTGCTGTTATATACCTTGAGGCGGATGATACCATAGCCGATTTTGAGGAAAAACTCACAAATGCGATAGTTAATCAACTTGGACTTGGATCAGATAATTCCCTTGTAAATTCCCATCTTGTGGATTATATCTCTGACCCATCAGGTACGGGTAATCGTAGTGTGAAGGGTACCTTTATTATTCAAACTGCTCTTGCTGGAGAGCAAGGTGAAATAGCTTTTAGTGGGGATCAGAGGCTTTTGAATGCCCTTTCCCTTGCTGAGATACAGAAATCTGTTAATAACACCACATTGGTTACAGTGAAAAATGCCCACACTGGAGATCTTATAGGCACAGATGAAACAGGTAATGATAGAGTAAATGGTGTTATAAAGGGTATAGAACTTGTGGTTGATTCGAGGGCAAATGTTTCTGCATATTGGGATACAACTAATAATAGTTTGAAATTTAAAGAAAATGACAATGCTTCTACACAGAAGTATTTCCTCCATGTAGTTGATAATGCAACAGATCTTCAGATCGGTCCAAATCAGGGGCAGACATTGTCTGTATCTATTCCACAGCTAGATGTTAAAGGTCTTGGGATCGAAAATGTGTACCTTGTATCCCAGACATTAGCCCAGAGAGCTATACCTGATATTGATAATGCTCTAAGTCAGGTGGTGACCATCAGGGCAACAATAGGTGCCCAGATAAACAGACTTGAACATACCATTGCAAACCTGACAGTGGCTAAGGAGAATATGACTGCCTCTGAATCGAGGATACGTGACCTTGATGTTGCTGAAGAGATGGCTACTTTTACAAGATTCCAGATTCTTGGTCAGTCTGGTATGGCTATGTTGGCACAGGCTAACCAGATTCCACAGATGGCTCTTCAGCTTCTTAAATAGTTTTTAAAAGATATTTAAAAAACTACTATGGAGGATACTATGGCAGCTTTAGTTAAAAAACAAGAACAAAACAATACAGTAGAAAAATCTCAACTAACAAAATTGTATGAGATGCTAAGGGAGATGTTCAATAGCCAATATTACGGAGCTATCGAGATAAAGTTTGAAGCTGGTAAGGTGACCATTGTGAAAAAGACAGAGAGTATAAAACTTTAAGAAGGTCAAAAAAAGTTTTGAAAGGGGGCTTGGCCCCCTTATTTTTTGTTCGAATTTTATTACTGTTATGTTATAATAAAAATAGGAGGTGTATATGGTAAAGATAGAGATTTATTACAATGCAAATATTGACAAAGAAACACCAGAGATAGCTGAAAATATAAAATATAAATTTGGCAAAAATGTCAAAGTAGATCTTTTTGATACAAACGAAGTGCCTGTTCCTGAAAAGTATGGTATTATAAACCCCCCGGCTGCTGTTATAGATGGTAAGAGGATTATAAAGATCGATGGTAGAGATAGTCTTGAAGAGATCGTTACGAAAGTAATTTTTTAAAAATAGCTAAAGTTTTTTAAGTTTTGTCCGAATAGATGAGGGCAGGGAAGCCAAAACTCTACATGGATGTACCGTGAAGGTGCGTCATGGTAAAGATAGAGAGTAAAAGCTTTATTCTGCAGGACATCAAAGGTCCTCAAAAATCAGATAACATTGCACCATCTCCAACGAAGAGTAACACTGATCCTTTTTCGACATCAAAGATTGGTAATTCTGTTTCGGATATCTATTATACTGTGAATAGTCTAAATGCAAGTATTAAAACCCTTGAAAATTATATTGAGAATCTCGAAAAGACTAAGAATGTTACCAGGCAGGAATATGAGAATAAGCTTGTTATCCAAAGGATAGCAGATAATGTAGCAAATCAGATGAGGCTTAGAAGTTCATCAGCCTTGTTAGCACAGGCAAATGTATCCTTAGAAAGGGTGATACTGTTGTTAGAATAGTAATTTTTATTTTATAAAACAAAGTTTCTTTTATGAAAGTATAGTTTTTTTATTGATATATTTGATAGTATGTAGATATAGATTCAATCTGTTCTTACTAATCCAAAAAATATTTTGTATATTGTATACAGAATCGTTGACAAAAAATTTTTTTTTTGTTATTTTTGTCCTAAAAGATTTTTAACAATGTTTGTAAAATAAAATATAAGGGGTGTAAAATGCCAAGAAAAGATTTGGTGACCTATCCCAAAAAGGTATCCTACAGGAAGCATACCGGGATGACGGCATGGCTTCTTCATCGCATTACAGGAGTAATTTTAGGTCTGTATCTTATTCTTCACATTTTTAGCAAAGCAGGTTATGCAGATTGGTTTGGAGCTTTGACGGGTAATGCTTTTGCCAGGATTATTGTGTTGGTGGCTTTTGCTTATCATGCTTTCAATGGTTTTAGGATAGTCTTGATCGACTTTTCAAATGGGGCAGAAAGAGAGGTTTTCTCAAAGCAGTTCATGGTAGTGATACTTCTTACTATAGTAGTCACCATAATTGGTGCTATTCCTTTGTTTTCTTAGGAGGTTAGGTTATGATGAAGGGATATAAATTTAACGGTTCCAGCGATTCTGGACTTTTTGAGTGGCTTTTGCAAAGAATATCTGGTGTTATACTAATAGTGGTTATTGCTATACATTTCTTTTCTATGATAAAATCAGGTCAGTGGGGTCTTAAAAGCATAGTGTTGGGTCCTCTTTTTGCTTTTGGTATTTTCCATACTATGAATGGGTTTAAGATGATCACTGATGATTATGTATCATCAACCATCTGGAGAGCTATAATTCTTGCCGTATACTGGATAGTAGGTGTTACGGCGGCAGTTTTAGCTCTTAAAATCGTATCTGGACTATAAAATTTAAGGAGAGGTAAAAAGTTATGTCTGTAAAAGTAGAATATCATAAGTTTGATGTGGTTGTATTGGGTGCTGGTGGTGCTGGGCTTAATGCAGCTCAGGTGGCATCTCAATATGTCAGCACTGCTGTAATATCAGAGGTTTATCCTACAAGAAGCCACACGATTTCTGCTCAGGGTGGTATCTCTGCAGCATTGGGTAACCTGGAGGAAGATCACTGGATCTGGCACATGTATGATACTGTAAAAGGTAGTGACTACCTTGCGGATCAGGATGCTTGCGAATATATGACAAGATTGGCGCCTCAGTATATAATTGAGCTTGAGCATATTGGTGTGCCTTTTAGTAGGACTCCGGATGGTAAAATAGCCCAGAGACCTTTTGGTGGACATACTGCGGAGTTTGGTAAAAGACCTGTAAAAAGGGCATGTTATGCTGCAGATAGAACTGGGCATGTAATGCTTCAAACCCTTTTTGAAAAAGCTGTTGCCCAAAAGACGCAGTTTTTCAGCGAGTTTTATGCTGTTGAGCTGCTTACTAATGAGGGCGCAGTAAATGGTGTTCTTTGCTGGGACATCAAAAACGGTGGTTTCCATCTTTTCCATGCAAAGGCTGTTGTTTTTGCTACGGGTGGTTGCTGTAGGATCTTCAAAACAAATTCCAATGCTCATATAAATACCGGCGATGGTTTAGCCCTTGCTCTTAGGAAGGGTTTTTCATGGTCTGACGCAGAGTTTATCCAGTTCCATCCGACTGGTATTTATGGCGCAGGTAACCTTATCACTGAAGGTGTCAGAGGTGAAGGTGGTATCCTTTTGAATGCTCAGGGTGAAAGGTTTATGGAAAGATATGCGCCAACCATCAAAGACCTTGCTCCAAGAGATATTGTTTCGAGATCGATGGTAAAAGAGGTACTTGCAGGTCGTGGTGTGGGGCCAAACAAAGATCACGTGTTACTTAAGATAGATCATATAGGTGCTGAGGCAATACATGAGAAACTTCCTGGTATTCATGAGCTTGCTCTTGTGTTTGCAGGTGTGGATTGTACCAAAGAGCCTATCCCTGTTATGCCAACTGCCCATTATCAGAATGGTGGTATACCTACTAACTATCTCACTCAGGTTATCAAGGGCGTAGGACCTAATCCAGAGGAGACTGTGCCTGGGTTCTTTGCTGCTGGTGAAATAGCTTCTGCTTCTGTACATGGTGCTAACAGGCTTGGTACAAATTCACTTCTTGATCTTGTTGTTTTTGGTAGGACAGCTGGTGAGCAGTCTGCAAAATATGCTAAGGAAAATGGTTTTGTACCTCTTGCTGAAAATGCTGGTAAAGAGGGGATAGAGCTACTTCAAAAGTTCTTAAATTCAAATGGTAAAAATACCTTTGGTCCGATGTATAAGAAATTAACAGAGACTATGGAAGCTTATGTCGGCGTGTTTAGAACAGAAGAAACAATGACCACTGCCAAAGGTATTTTAGCTGAATTAAAGCAACAGTTAGAAGATTATAGGGTTAACGATAAATCCACAGTGTATAACCTTGAGCTCATCGAAGCCCTTGAGTTAAATAACATGGTATTGGTATCTCAGGCTCTTACAGAAGCGGCGCTCCTTAGAAAAGAGTCAAGAGGAGGTCATGCTCGTGAGGATTATCCTGAAAGGGATGATGTAAACTTCCATAAGCATACCGAAGTTACACTGGATGGTGATGGGAATATTAAAGTAGATTACAGACCTGTTCGTATGAAGCCTCTCACTGTGGAATCTTTCCCACTTAAACCAAGAGTATATTAAAGGGAGGAAATGATGAGTACAAATAAATTTGTTACTTTTGAAATATTCAGATACGATCCAGAAAAGGATAAAGAACCATACTATCAGACTTATAAGGTGGAAATTAGAAGAAACGGTATGCTTTTGCTCGAGGGTCTTAATCAAGTTAAATGGGAGATAGATCCTACATTGAGTTTCCGAAGATCATGCCGTGAAGGTGTGTGTGGATCTGACGGCCTTAATGTAAATGGTGTGAATATGTTATCCTGCATGACAAAGATAGAGGATTTGGGAACTGATCATATAGTAATTCAGCCACTGCCCGGGATGAAAGTTATAAGAGACTTGGTGACAGATGTAGATGATTTCTTCCAGAAATTTATTACAGTGAAGCCATATCTCATAAGAAAGAGCCCAGCACCTGATAAAGAGTTTTATCAGTCACCAGAAGATAGAAAGCTTTTGGATGGGCTATATGAGTGTATTCTTTGTGGATGCTGTTCCTCTTCATGTCCTTCTTATTGGGTTGATGAAAAGTATTTGGGACCTAATGCGTTTCTTAGAGCTTACAGATATTTGATCGATTCGAGGGACGAAGGTGCAGATGAAAGGCTGCCTATTCTTAATGATAAAAATGGTGTGTGGAGATGCCACACAATTTACAACTGTGTTGAGGCTTGTCCAAAGCAGTTAAACCCAACAAAAGCTATAGTGGGTATAAGAAGGATGCTCCTCGAAAGAGGATATTAATATTCTGCCCCCGAAAGGGGGCTTTTTTTGTTGATTAAAATCAAAGTTTTCTTTAGAATTAATTAGAGGGACCTATGAGGATAGTATTTCAACTGTTGGGTATATTTGCTATAATAGTGTTTATAATTTTTATTATCTATAAAGAGAAGTTTTCTGTGGAATTCAAACCTTATAACAATCCTAAGGTGAAAGTAGATGGAATAGTAATAAATACTTCATCAGGGGATTATAAACTGTTAATCTGAATCTGTATCTTGAGATCAGTGATAAAAAGTCAGCAATAATTGTAGAGGAGGATAGAAAAAGGATTACAGCTATGATATCAGAAGCCCTTTCTGATAGTAAAGATGTGAGGACGAATGCTGGTAAAGAAGAACTCAAGC
The DNA window shown above is from Calditerrivibrio sp. and carries:
- a CDS encoding phosphoribosylanthranilate isomerase codes for the protein MFVKVCGLTEKEQVDWAVDLGFSAIGVVFYPFSKRFVGLEKGVELAEYAKGRIKTVAVGIRYDEVKAVEPFFDFIQIEEYLEKPTLILSIDDKPTKENSMYIFDKSKGKGILSEIPDWFFAIRDKTILAGGLNSDNILDIIIKFEPFGVDVSSGVEIAPGKKDWRLMEDFIKKCSSLEAI
- the trpB gene encoding tryptophan synthase subunit beta, which encodes MKGFFGEFGGQFVAETLIPALDQLEEAFLRLKNDEYFNKELNYLLQSYAGRPTPTYFAKNMSNLYGCKLYLKREDLLHTGAHKINNTIGQGLLTKYIGKKRVIAETGAGQHGVATATVAALLGLKCTIYMGKLDAQRQEINVRRMRLLGAEVRVVDEGSRTLKDAVSAALRDWIMNVDNTHYIIGSALGPHPFPTMVAYFQSVIGKESRGFFETNSLSYPDYVIACVGGGSNAIGIFKGFLDIERVNLIGVEAGGRSHKIGDHAMSINAGAKGIFQGSLSYVVQKDGGQIAPVHSISAGLDYPGIGPEHAYLHSIGRVKYDSVTDDEAMEGFYALTKHEGILPALESSHAVGYFIKEHKKFKDSTVLVLISGRGDKDMGIVSEYEKDRGII
- the trpA gene encoding tryptophan synthase subunit alpha; this encodes MKGAYILYNYPTEELFKKEFQYLLDSKVDFIEVGLPFNDPVADGPVIARASDEVAERGYSLDEIVLEKVSKKIYFMTYSNVIFSYGFNRFSERFGNVLEGVIVADLPNRGHTFFKEHGFTIPIVPFATPESRDEDLVLLDQLSGDFVYFIGIRGITGGNVNFKSDDIRKKYQEIKGYTKKKVIVGFGIKSRGDVDEVLAFADGFVIGTEIVKRQVSFDEFKGYVDSIYV
- a CDS encoding pseudouridine synthase, with protein sequence MNNNFYDIVFEDNDIIVLNKIHGVLVIPDRYDDKLPHLKGLLLERYKKIFVVHRLDFGTGGLVVFAKNELAHRDLSMQFEKGEVYKEYYALVKGSFPYDVTCMLPISKVNYHGRYKINFKSGRKAITSFFVLEKFSDRSFLKVVPLTGRAHQIRVHLRALGFPLLQDFLYGERLEDKRLTLQAYFLRFKHPSKSREISFEAPLSPYMKNFLKNC
- a CDS encoding flagellin, yielding MAVSIYNNLMSLNAQRHITSTNSMLGKSLERLSSGLRINHASDDASGMAISEKLRGQISGLKRAIMNAQDGISMLQTAEGALEEVSSMLQRMRELAVQAANGTYTSNDRVELQKEVEQLKAEINRISAATEFNTKKLLNGDGTALWSSSSNKISAIIRGNVAEGNYEISLKANKIGQNQVFKTDIMTLREGVIGAEIVGNKVHSAAGDFNGNDTNVAYVKDPKTIARTGTAYYTVTIGTANGSTSSFATLSMYQQVGSAFVFSSGASLNTQGRSGYIEFEFLATATTATTTAKNNGARARFIDAKTGFVGNWSYFTLGAGNDGNVSASMTLSYSGSGSIALSVSFDISSGGKVQAGDKVLFAISRTATAAASVAISGGGTVQISGGPNSITGPRIFFNEGELTKKDTDGLPDYNDVTITYVSLNQQNGNIDIGSITMGFKDMPSGNTATYASTVGGDFLFAINGAGEAATTTTKLKDIARFIDADGNNLFDNKQELTIWGGGKSAVIYLEADDTIADFEEKLTNAIVNQLGLGSDNSLVNSHLVDYISDPSGTGNRSVKGTFIIQTALAGEQGEIAFSGDQRLLNALSLAEIQKSVNNTTLVTVKNAHTGDLIGTDETGNDRVNGVIKGIELVVDSRANVSAYWDTTNNSLKFKENDNASTQKYFLHVVDNATDLQIGPNQGQTLSVSIPQLDVKGLGIENVYLVSQTLAQRAIPDIDNALSQVVTIRATIGAQINRLEHTIANLTVAKENMTASESRIRDLDVAEEMATFTRFQILGQSGMAMLAQANQIPQMALQLLK
- a CDS encoding succinate dehydrogenase: MPRKDLVTYPKKVSYRKHTGMTAWLLHRITGVILGLYLILHIFSKAGYADWFGALTGNAFARIIVLVAFAYHAFNGFRIVLIDFSNGAEREVFSKQFMVVILLTIVVTIIGAIPLFS
- a CDS encoding succinate dehydrogenase is translated as MMKGYKFNGSSDSGLFEWLLQRISGVILIVVIAIHFFSMIKSGQWGLKSIVLGPLFAFGIFHTMNGFKMITDDYVSSTIWRAIILAVYWIVGVTAAVLALKIVSGL
- the sdhA gene encoding succinate dehydrogenase flavoprotein subunit yields the protein MSVKVEYHKFDVVVLGAGGAGLNAAQVASQYVSTAVISEVYPTRSHTISAQGGISAALGNLEEDHWIWHMYDTVKGSDYLADQDACEYMTRLAPQYIIELEHIGVPFSRTPDGKIAQRPFGGHTAEFGKRPVKRACYAADRTGHVMLQTLFEKAVAQKTQFFSEFYAVELLTNEGAVNGVLCWDIKNGGFHLFHAKAVVFATGGCCRIFKTNSNAHINTGDGLALALRKGFSWSDAEFIQFHPTGIYGAGNLITEGVRGEGGILLNAQGERFMERYAPTIKDLAPRDIVSRSMVKEVLAGRGVGPNKDHVLLKIDHIGAEAIHEKLPGIHELALVFAGVDCTKEPIPVMPTAHYQNGGIPTNYLTQVIKGVGPNPEETVPGFFAAGEIASASVHGANRLGTNSLLDLVVFGRTAGEQSAKYAKENGFVPLAENAGKEGIELLQKFLNSNGKNTFGPMYKKLTETMEAYVGVFRTEETMTTAKGILAELKQQLEDYRVNDKSTVYNLELIEALELNNMVLVSQALTEAALLRKESRGGHAREDYPERDDVNFHKHTEVTLDGDGNIKVDYRPVRMKPLTVESFPLKPRVY
- a CDS encoding succinate dehydrogenase iron-sulfur subunit yields the protein MSTNKFVTFEIFRYDPEKDKEPYYQTYKVEIRRNGMLLLEGLNQVKWEIDPTLSFRRSCREGVCGSDGLNVNGVNMLSCMTKIEDLGTDHIVIQPLPGMKVIRDLVTDVDDFFQKFITVKPYLIRKSPAPDKEFYQSPEDRKLLDGLYECILCGCCSSSCPSYWVDEKYLGPNAFLRAYRYLIDSRDEGADERLPILNDKNGVWRCHTIYNCVEACPKQLNPTKAIVGIRRMLLERGY